The following proteins are co-located in the Vigna unguiculata cultivar IT97K-499-35 chromosome 9, ASM411807v1, whole genome shotgun sequence genome:
- the LOC114164027 gene encoding RNA polymerase sigma factor sigB, with the protein MSCLLPHFNCHIDTFRNHPTALPTHLSRTRPNFCFQPQCLLSATSSSTLLNLEKKLVLDAPSDPNASWPYVTTVAPPSQANFKSTLSTESLLTNEEAVIAAAASEALALAKAAVKVAKDAALLVKKKPQAEAEYRSNVSSKSDDLFLKWFQHMDVENGVAGESMGAGAEMVEGVELSPSEEESDVEPSHEELERLQEQLSNSIAVRSTRQPERKAKRVRAAEKASTNVASFKPGSSSRRKRVSVQEIDYSDPLRYLRTTTSTSRLLTSTEEIKLSEGIQDLLKLERLQEDLAERCGGQPTFAQWAAVAGVDSKTLRKRLNYGRFCKDKMIKSNIRLVISIAKNYQGSGMNLQDLVQEGCRGLVKGAEKFDGTKGFKFSTYAHWWIKQAVRKSLSDQSRTIRLPFHMVEATYRVKEARKQLYSANGRQPDDEEVAEATGLSMKRLTAVLLTPKAPRSLEQKIGINQNLKPSEIISDPDAESAEEQLLKQFMKKDLQEALDSLSSRERQVVRWRFGMDDGRTKTLQEIGEMMGVSRERIRQIESSAFKKLKNKKRTKHFQQYLVP; encoded by the exons ATGTCGTGTTTGTTGCCGCACTTCAATTGCCATATCGACACTTTCAGGAATCATCCAACTGCTCTTCCTACCCATCTAT CAAGAACAAGACCAAATTTCTGTTTCCAGCCGCAATGTCTCTTGTCCGCCACGTCTTCTTCGACTCTGCTTAATTTGGAGAAGAAGTTGGTATTGGATGCTCCTTCTGATCCTAACGCGTCTTGGCCCTATGTCACGACCGTTGCCCCTCCTTCGCAG GCAAACTTTAAATCAACCTTATCTACGGAATCACTTCTTACTAATGAAGAGGCTGTAATAGCTGCTGCTGCATCTGAAGCCCTTGCTCTTGCTAAAGCAGCAGTGAAGGTTGCAAAGGATGCAGCTTTACTAGTAAAAAAGAAGCCCCAGGCAGAAGCAGAGTATAGATCCAATGTTTCTTCCAAGTCTGATGATTTATTTCTCAAATGGTTTCAACATATGGATGTGGAAAATGGTGTAGCAGGGGAATCCATGGGTGCTGGAGCAGAAATGGTGGAAGGTGTTGAGCTAAGCCCCAGCGAAGAGGAATCTGATGTAGAACCTTCCCATGAGGAACTTGAGCGCCTGCAGGAACAGCTTTCCAACAGTATAGCTGTAAGATCTACACGCCAACCAGAACGAAAAGCTAAAAGAGTCAGAGCAGCTGAGAAGGCTTCCACAAATGTTGCATCTTTTAAGCCTGGCTCCTCCAGCAGAAGAAAGCGTGTTTCTGTGCAAGAAATAGATTATTCAGATCCACTTCGTTACTTAAGAACAACAACCAGTACTTCTAGACTTCTCACCTCAACTGAAGAAATCAAGTTGTCAGAAGGAATACAG GACCTTCTAAAGCTTGAAAGACTCCAGGAGGATCTTGCAGAAAGATGTGGTGGTCAGCCCACATTTGCTCAATGGGCTGCAGTGGCAGGGGTAGATTCGAAGACACTTAGGAAACGCTTAAATTATGGTAGATTTTGCAAAGACAAAATGATTAAAAGCAATATAAGACTTGTCATATCAATTGCAAAGAATTATCAGGGATCTGGGATGAATCTGCAAGATCTTGTCCAG GAAGGATGTCGAGGCCTTGTAAAAGGTGCAGAAAAGTTTGATGGTACCAAGGGTTTTAAATTCTCCACCTATGCTCATTGGTGGATTAAACAGGCTGTTCGCAAATCACTTTCTGATCAGTCAAGAACTATTCGCTTGCCA ttCCACATGGTGGAGGCGACTTACAGAGTGAAGGAGGCCAGAAAACAATTGTATAGTGCAAATGGAAGACAACCTGATGATGAAGAAGTTGCTGAAGCAACTGGATTGTCTATGAAGAGGCTTACTGCTGTGCTTTTGACTCCGAAAGCTCCCAGATCTCTGGAACAGAAGATTGGAATCAACCAAAATCTTAAACCTTCA GAAATAATCTCTGATCCTGACGCGGAATCAGCTGAAGAACAGCTCCTTAAGCAATTCATGAAGAAGGACCTGCAAGAGGCACTTGACAGTCTTAGTTCAAGGGAGAGGCAGGTGGTAAGATGGAGGTTTGGTATGGATGATGGAAGGACGAAGACCCTGCAAGAGATAGGGGAGATGATGGGTGTGAGTAGGGAGAGAATTAGACAAATTGAGTCGAGTGCTTTTAAGAAGCTTAAGAACAAGAAGAGAACCAAACATTTCCAGCAGTATTTGGTTCCATAA